Proteins encoded in a region of the Nonomuraea helvata genome:
- a CDS encoding TAXI family TRAP transporter solute-binding subunit — protein MKRIFAILAATVLAAAGCGGGGAGGSGNRLSIATGGTTGVYYVYGGGLAKQLSANIANTQATASVTSASVENIKLLASGKADIGFAQADTAADAVNGKDTFTSKQPVKAIARLYDNYAHLVVAPGVSASKAADLKGKRVSLGPANSGTQVVARRILQSAGINPDTDITKQQLSITEAVQAVKDGTIDAFFWVGGLPTAGITDLATSKPNIKILDTGDVLAKMQSTYGQQYSGHDVDLSSVYKLSGTIKTVVIPNVLLVPSEMSDQLAYDITRTLFEKKAELSAVHPEAKKLDVKLAQEVAPVQLHPGAARYYKEKG, from the coding sequence GTGAAGCGGATCTTCGCGATACTCGCAGCGACCGTGCTGGCCGCGGCGGGCTGCGGCGGCGGTGGCGCGGGCGGCTCGGGCAACCGGCTGTCGATCGCCACGGGCGGCACGACGGGCGTCTACTACGTGTACGGCGGCGGCCTGGCCAAGCAGTTGTCGGCCAACATCGCCAACACCCAGGCCACCGCGTCGGTCACGTCGGCGTCCGTCGAGAACATCAAGCTGCTCGCCTCCGGCAAGGCCGACATCGGCTTCGCCCAGGCCGACACCGCGGCCGACGCGGTCAACGGCAAGGACACGTTCACCTCGAAGCAGCCCGTCAAAGCCATCGCCCGCCTCTACGACAACTACGCGCATCTCGTGGTCGCGCCCGGCGTCAGCGCGAGCAAGGCGGCCGACCTGAAGGGCAAGCGCGTCTCGCTCGGCCCGGCCAACTCCGGGACCCAGGTCGTGGCCAGGCGCATCCTGCAGTCGGCCGGGATCAACCCGGACACCGACATCACCAAGCAGCAGCTGTCGATCACCGAGGCGGTGCAGGCCGTCAAGGACGGCACCATCGACGCGTTCTTCTGGGTCGGCGGCCTGCCCACGGCGGGCATCACCGACCTGGCCACGAGCAAGCCGAACATCAAGATCCTCGACACCGGCGACGTGCTGGCGAAGATGCAGTCCACGTACGGCCAGCAGTACTCCGGGCACGACGTGGACCTGTCGTCCGTCTACAAGCTGTCCGGCACGATCAAGACCGTGGTCATCCCGAACGTGCTGCTGGTGCCCTCCGAGATGAGCGACCAGCTCGCCTACGACATCACCAGGACGCTGTTCGAGAAGAAGGCCGAGCTGTCGGCCGTGCACCCGGAGGCCAAGAAGCTCGACGTCAAGCTGGCCCAGGAGGTCGCGCCGGTCCAGCTGCACCCCGGCGCGGCCCGCTACTACAAGGAAAAGGGCTGA
- a CDS encoding helix-turn-helix transcriptional regulator: MAEITLDVCQLQAFAEVGYQVAGGGGAQAAMAALRRVVPVDAYEFVAFDPATGRHHSVVSDGHRRIDRDAAEEYAGLDAYRRARATRAPVRMPEPDTERYFRRHLAPYGWQAGLTAPLFLSEGRYTGLLHLATKDAFFPRITGELLAAVSPMLAHVTDLTRCVIDPVGLPPDFRAVAFDRVGTRREVPGHETSAVLWDDPAMAAFARAFIDSRELNRHGLWPDRGGRWHELRLIRAGVGFQGALQGAIVAERPCLLPYDLTGREVDVLTRVAAGDSNPQIAAALVLSVRTVTTHLEHIFAKLGCDSRTRLTTKALAEGLCRLDV; the protein is encoded by the coding sequence GTGGCCGAGATCACCCTGGACGTCTGCCAGCTGCAGGCGTTCGCCGAGGTGGGCTACCAGGTCGCGGGCGGTGGCGGCGCGCAGGCGGCGATGGCGGCGCTGCGCCGGGTGGTCCCCGTCGACGCGTACGAGTTCGTCGCCTTCGATCCGGCCACGGGGCGCCACCACAGCGTCGTCTCCGACGGCCACCGGCGCATCGACCGCGACGCGGCCGAGGAGTACGCCGGTCTCGACGCGTACCGCAGGGCCCGGGCCACCCGCGCCCCGGTGCGCATGCCCGAGCCGGACACCGAACGCTATTTCCGCCGCCACCTCGCCCCCTACGGGTGGCAGGCCGGGCTGACGGCGCCGCTGTTCCTGAGCGAGGGCCGCTACACGGGGCTGCTGCACCTGGCCACGAAGGACGCCTTCTTCCCGCGGATCACGGGGGAGCTGCTCGCGGCGGTGAGCCCGATGCTCGCGCACGTCACCGACCTGACCAGATGTGTGATCGACCCGGTGGGGCTGCCGCCCGACTTCCGGGCGGTCGCGTTCGACCGGGTGGGGACCCGGCGCGAGGTCCCCGGGCACGAGACGTCGGCCGTGCTGTGGGACGACCCGGCGATGGCCGCGTTCGCGCGGGCGTTCATCGACTCGCGGGAGCTGAACAGGCACGGGCTCTGGCCCGACCGCGGCGGGCGCTGGCACGAGTTACGGCTGATCAGGGCCGGCGTCGGGTTCCAGGGGGCGCTGCAGGGCGCCATCGTGGCCGAGCGGCCCTGCCTGCTGCCGTACGACCTCACGGGGCGAGAGGTGGACGTGCTCACCCGGGTGGCCGCTGGCGACTCCAACCCGCAGATCGCCGCCGCCCTCGTGCTCAGCGTCCGCACGGTGACGACCCACCTGGAGCACATCTTCGCCAAGCTCGGCTGCGACAGCCGTACCCGCCTCACCACCAAGGCCCTCGCCGAGGGCCTGTGCCGCCTCGACGTCTGA
- the thrS gene encoding threonine--tRNA ligase — translation MNPCFPGGRPGVWSFALSTKRTIMNDHRRLGRELAIFDTDPLIGSGLPYYLPAGAAVRKAVEDYVHELERRNGYRHVNSPVLGKRELYERSGHWAHYAEDMFPPMNVGGEEFVLRPSLCPHHALIYRSRGRSRRELPLRLAELGGQYRSELSGVLGGLTRVRAIQLNDGHVFCAPEQAAAEVANALDLVEAAHAQLGIRAARYRLSLRGDGDKYVDDPGLWARSEAILRDVLNERGRDFDEERGEGAFYGPKIDIQIVDPAGRETSLSTVQVDFFQPERFDLRYAGGGRPVMVHRSVVGSIERLLAHLIEVHGGAFPAWLAPVQAVVLPLSDAKLPAAEDLLRRCVAAGLRAELVPADRGSLGARIRAHRLVPYQLVVGAREAASGGASVRLRDGSQAGDVPVERLAEESRPLF, via the coding sequence CTGAATCCATGCTTCCCGGGCGGACGCCCGGGAGTCTGGTCGTTCGCCCTTTCCACGAAAAGGACGATCATGAACGACCACCGCAGGCTCGGCCGCGAGCTGGCCATCTTCGACACCGACCCGCTGATCGGCTCCGGCCTCCCCTACTATCTCCCCGCGGGCGCGGCCGTGCGCAAGGCCGTCGAGGACTACGTCCACGAGCTCGAACGCCGCAACGGCTACCGGCACGTCAACTCGCCCGTGCTCGGCAAACGCGAGCTGTACGAGAGATCGGGCCACTGGGCGCACTACGCGGAGGACATGTTCCCGCCCATGAACGTGGGCGGGGAGGAGTTCGTGCTGCGCCCCAGCCTGTGCCCGCACCACGCGCTCATCTACCGCTCACGCGGGCGCAGCCGCCGCGAGCTGCCCCTGCGCCTGGCCGAGCTGGGCGGGCAGTACCGCTCCGAGCTGTCCGGCGTCCTCGGCGGCCTGACCAGGGTGCGGGCCATCCAGCTCAACGACGGCCACGTGTTCTGCGCGCCCGAGCAGGCCGCCGCCGAGGTGGCGAACGCCCTCGACCTGGTCGAGGCCGCGCACGCCCAGCTCGGCATCCGGGCCGCCCGCTACCGGCTGTCGCTGCGCGGCGACGGCGACAAGTACGTGGACGACCCGGGCCTGTGGGCGCGCTCCGAGGCGATCCTGCGCGACGTGCTGAACGAGCGCGGCCGCGACTTCGACGAGGAACGCGGCGAGGGCGCCTTCTACGGCCCCAAGATCGACATCCAGATCGTGGACCCGGCGGGCCGCGAGACCAGCCTGTCGACCGTCCAGGTGGACTTCTTCCAGCCGGAGCGCTTCGACCTGCGCTACGCCGGGGGCGGGCGGCCCGTCATGGTGCACCGCAGTGTCGTCGGCAGCATCGAGCGCCTGCTCGCGCACCTCATCGAGGTCCATGGGGGCGCGTTCCCCGCCTGGCTGGCGCCCGTGCAGGCCGTGGTGCTGCCGCTGTCGGACGCCAAGTTGCCCGCCGCCGAGGACCTGCTGCGCCGCTGCGTGGCCGCCGGGCTGCGGGCTGAGCTGGTGCCCGCCGATCGGGGCAGCCTCGGGGCCAGGATCAGGGCGCACCGGCTGGTGCCGTACCAGCTGGTCGTGGGGGCGCGCGAGGCGGCGAGCGGCGGCGCGTCGGTACGGCTGCGCGACGGCAGCCAGGCGGGTGACGTGCCCGTGGAGCGGCTCGCGGAGGAATCGCGACCTTTGTTCTGA
- a CDS encoding TRAP transporter fused permease subunit, which produces MTELSAREAELVSAHEQERPARELSGGLRLGVWIVGGLLSVYSLVVVFWPIEAIEHRMTFLAAALPLVFLCYRSGVPPLVRRLLRRGTGAAAEQPAAAEQPAVAEQPTAAERPSVADWVLAAVALAVLVYPLFDFEAFRERGSGAALTSVDIAAGLALTVLLLEAVRRTVGWSLAIICVIFLIYAYYGSYLPINWTIGHRGFDLEQIVSQLYTGTEGFFGVPMQVAASYIILFTIYGAVLDYSGASRFFIDLSFAAFRKSRAAPGRTVTTAGFLLGTVSGSGVATTVSLGSVAWPVLRRAGYPKEPAGGILAAGGIGAILSPPTLGAAAFIIAEYLQVSYLEVLLYATIPTILYYLGIFLAIEIDSRRFSTHAVEVDAPKAGRLLLRFGYHFSSLILIIVLMALDRSAFQAVVIATGIAFALSFLDPEHRMGPKRVAQALAKGALEVLPVTAVCAAAGIIVGIITQTGLGLNLADIIVDLAAGNLILTTVLSGVAVMLLGLAVPVTASFIIAAVIIGPALFALGVTKAEAYMFVFYYAVLSEVSPPTALSAVAAAAITGGNTYRTMMMTWRYTLPAFLVPFAFVLTPNGQALLGQGPIGTVLLMTAVSAIAVAALAIATGGLAGWPERVLAAVAAVLLLFLEPVPIIAGLAVLAVAAAVHLVRRRRRNPA; this is translated from the coding sequence TTGACCGAGCTGAGCGCTCGCGAGGCCGAGCTGGTTTCCGCTCACGAACAGGAACGCCCGGCGCGGGAGCTCAGCGGAGGTCTTCGGCTCGGCGTGTGGATCGTGGGCGGGCTGCTGTCGGTCTATTCGCTGGTGGTGGTGTTCTGGCCGATCGAGGCGATCGAGCACCGGATGACGTTCCTGGCGGCGGCGCTGCCGCTGGTCTTCCTCTGCTACCGGTCGGGCGTGCCGCCGCTGGTGCGGCGCCTGCTCAGGCGCGGCACCGGCGCCGCGGCCGAGCAGCCAGCCGCAGCCGAGCAGCCAGCCGTGGCCGAGCAGCCGACCGCAGCCGAACGGCCGAGCGTGGCCGACTGGGTGCTGGCCGCCGTCGCGCTGGCCGTGCTGGTCTACCCGCTCTTCGACTTCGAGGCGTTCCGCGAGCGGGGCTCCGGCGCGGCGCTCACCAGCGTGGACATCGCGGCCGGCCTCGCGCTGACGGTGCTGCTCCTGGAGGCGGTACGGCGCACCGTCGGCTGGTCCCTGGCCATCATCTGCGTCATTTTTCTGATTTATGCCTATTACGGCTCATATTTGCCAATTAACTGGACGATCGGCCACCGAGGGTTCGACCTCGAGCAGATCGTGTCGCAGCTCTACACCGGCACCGAAGGCTTCTTCGGCGTCCCCATGCAGGTCGCCGCCAGCTACATCATCCTTTTCACGATTTACGGCGCCGTACTCGACTACTCGGGCGCGAGCCGGTTCTTCATCGACCTGAGCTTCGCCGCCTTCCGCAAGTCCCGCGCCGCCCCCGGCCGTACCGTCACCACGGCCGGATTCCTGCTCGGCACCGTGTCGGGATCGGGCGTGGCCACCACGGTCAGCCTGGGCAGCGTCGCCTGGCCGGTGCTGCGCCGGGCGGGCTACCCGAAGGAGCCGGCGGGCGGCATCCTCGCGGCCGGCGGCATCGGCGCCATCCTGTCGCCGCCCACGCTGGGCGCCGCGGCGTTCATCATCGCCGAATACCTCCAGGTCAGCTACCTCGAGGTGCTCCTGTACGCGACGATCCCCACGATCCTGTACTACCTCGGTATCTTCCTGGCCATCGAGATCGACTCGCGCCGCTTCAGCACGCACGCCGTGGAGGTGGACGCCCCCAAGGCGGGCCGCCTGCTGCTGCGCTTCGGCTACCACTTCAGCTCGCTCATCCTCATCATCGTGCTGATGGCGCTGGACAGGTCGGCGTTCCAGGCGGTGGTCATCGCCACCGGCATCGCGTTCGCGCTGTCGTTCCTCGACCCGGAGCACCGGATGGGGCCGAAGCGCGTCGCGCAGGCGCTGGCCAAGGGCGCTCTCGAGGTGCTGCCCGTGACCGCGGTGTGCGCGGCGGCCGGGATCATCGTCGGCATCATCACGCAGACCGGCCTCGGGCTGAACCTCGCCGACATCATCGTGGACCTCGCCGCCGGCAACCTGATCCTGACGACGGTCCTGTCCGGCGTCGCGGTCATGCTGCTGGGCCTGGCCGTGCCGGTGACCGCCAGCTTCATCATCGCCGCGGTGATCATCGGCCCCGCGCTCTTCGCCCTAGGGGTCACGAAGGCCGAGGCGTACATGTTCGTGTTCTATTACGCGGTGCTGTCGGAGGTGAGCCCGCCCACGGCGCTGTCCGCGGTGGCGGCGGCCGCGATCACCGGCGGCAACACGTACCGGACGATGATGATGACCTGGCGGTACACGCTGCCCGCGTTCCTGGTGCCGTTCGCCTTCGTGCTGACGCCGAACGGGCAGGCGCTGCTCGGCCAGGGGCCGATCGGCACCGTGCTGCTGATGACCGCCGTCTCGGCGATCGCGGTGGCGGCCCTCGCCATCGCCACCGGCGGCCTCGCCGGCTGGCCCGAGCGCGTGCTCGCGGCGGTGGCCGCGGTGCTGCTGCTCTTCCTCGAACCCGTCCCCATCATCGCCGGCCTGGCCGTCCTGGCCGTGGCCGCGGCCGTGCACCTCGTCAGAAGAAGGAGAAGGAACCCAGCGTGA
- a CDS encoding polymorphic toxin type 27 domain-containing protein translates to MLGRLRATAAALTSAAVVVSGAQLAPLPGIGPAAAFADAAEYDLAHAASVRAAQCLLTTMQRKGGQGMKAVARAGLGGADDVLLRNAADDYWADPPTPLHTAFDQDEEWTGAKLDELNDRHYVWEESLAVPPPKGYTDAAFQTIKDSPFSKVGLSSWISNQFWQTEDDFYADQTPRAAKESVDAVNKIAAERYPAGGDDEEGRQAWKDLTADHPMYADDARAFLERGGFPTGAPDPDSMEFRVDVENLKARYASCTTGNPADPHGVLSAEFATASAEWQQEVDGQRAQRDTILSEEAQAAADLQIASQALGEALGQSIIGSRLTEWQAYWLKQSPDDLSYPSAAEFAKVKNDIVKAQAMALGRVFVASRAAQSAQQHAAAAVTAQQAAYAIADAAHLPRGRGLLYGQQAVQVTRASAAATLAVAKATETASNATRASAADSKTLMALAETQAHASQAEFRRMAAEEAAAQAKAAADGAAVQAALAVENAAKAKSAQARAEAAEQTAKNAAADARAKREIAEAERDNAEQQKDIAARERQNAAAAEQRAQSERQVAATALGDAQAAGNVAAGKKNAALEAERKAVTARNDALQAEDQRDAALAKAAAAEAHAAAVEGTDAAEDARAAATQARSAADRATTAAVNARRAADEATTAATAAREAATKAEASASRARAASDAAQRDVTITEASVKKAHAAAADAIKASWDAAINVRDAEEYAKTAKAKAVQAKVDAAVAHKEADAAHASAVKTAGFAYATAQAALAARDSSAQVIKPANDAIELGSPYKETDASAGLAVLTAQASKTLAAQQAAVAQAKAAQAKKAAAEAAALAAQADADAKAAATAAADAAESAARAVASLATARDAAAEAAAAAKAAVKAEANTVEYDRQATADAAAADAAATAAEECAGDARNSADEAELDAASAREAATAAENDAAKARDVATQAEKDAATAEAAAARAREAAQEAQEAARRTEEEADRQRESEQASEQGPTGLPGVIALTWEPWYEANPKSDCVGDSGCDIDLEHHMWGTQEYFLVSCPSSGHEIADCPVALELDYLGSAPFDVRFTRREHIDGKELSRAILEGFMKALVHDYVGCWRKVSGTGGSTANCAWAIGGIVVPPMITAGYRYAVGMRAALRDGGSIAKALFELRRSGLPAQAVAGLERTVGETLAAGKCFPAGTLVETEHGPRRIEDIRVGDRVWSADPATGKRSLRAVTRLFHRTAGSLVRITTADGTLSPTEGHRFWVRGRGWTPAEDLRPGDPLQTDSGATERVVAVSAVDGPVDVYNFEVETDHTYYVYAGSTPILVHNDCVTPFVTVKPGDHVVLGINPHSDNLAKSIPGAYTFNNPALKFPDSANPQGRPLWMTGVSSAIRDERVRVTVTLDGVMRDVNKGIPAADADEAVSILLKRADDNDLLHDWEAAANNSNGLGTAWELMDIRQSVKAGTSEWEWIDFRMTVDGEVKQVFPRNPLTN, encoded by the coding sequence TTGTTAGGCCGGCTGCGCGCCACCGCGGCGGCCCTCACCTCCGCCGCCGTCGTCGTCTCCGGCGCGCAGCTCGCGCCCCTGCCCGGCATCGGCCCGGCGGCCGCCTTCGCCGACGCCGCCGAGTACGACCTCGCGCACGCCGCGTCGGTCCGCGCGGCCCAGTGCCTGCTCACCACCATGCAGCGCAAGGGCGGCCAGGGCATGAAGGCCGTCGCCCGCGCCGGGCTGGGCGGCGCCGACGACGTCCTGCTGCGCAACGCCGCCGACGACTACTGGGCCGACCCGCCGACCCCGCTGCACACCGCCTTCGACCAGGACGAAGAGTGGACCGGGGCCAAGCTGGACGAGCTCAACGACCGACACTACGTGTGGGAGGAGTCGCTCGCCGTCCCGCCCCCGAAGGGGTACACGGACGCCGCGTTCCAGACGATCAAGGACAGCCCGTTCAGCAAAGTGGGTCTGTCCTCCTGGATCTCCAACCAGTTCTGGCAGACAGAGGACGACTTCTACGCCGACCAGACCCCGCGGGCCGCCAAGGAGTCCGTGGACGCGGTCAACAAGATCGCCGCGGAGCGTTACCCGGCCGGTGGCGACGACGAGGAGGGGCGGCAGGCGTGGAAGGACCTGACCGCCGACCACCCCATGTACGCCGACGACGCGCGGGCCTTCCTGGAGCGCGGTGGCTTCCCGACCGGCGCCCCCGATCCGGACAGCATGGAGTTCCGGGTCGACGTCGAGAATCTCAAGGCCCGCTACGCCTCCTGCACCACCGGCAACCCCGCGGACCCGCACGGGGTGCTGAGTGCCGAGTTCGCCACGGCGTCGGCGGAGTGGCAGCAGGAGGTCGACGGTCAGCGCGCCCAGCGTGACACCATCCTCTCCGAGGAGGCCCAGGCCGCCGCCGACCTTCAGATCGCCTCCCAGGCCCTGGGCGAGGCGCTGGGCCAGTCGATCATCGGGAGCCGGCTGACCGAATGGCAGGCGTACTGGCTGAAGCAGTCGCCGGACGACCTGTCCTACCCGAGCGCGGCGGAGTTCGCCAAGGTCAAGAACGACATCGTCAAGGCCCAGGCGATGGCGCTCGGCCGGGTGTTCGTCGCCTCGCGTGCCGCGCAGTCGGCGCAGCAGCACGCCGCCGCGGCGGTGACCGCCCAGCAGGCCGCGTATGCCATCGCCGACGCCGCTCATCTTCCGCGTGGCCGGGGCCTGCTCTACGGCCAGCAGGCCGTCCAGGTCACCCGGGCCTCGGCCGCCGCCACGCTGGCCGTGGCCAAGGCCACCGAGACCGCCTCCAACGCCACCCGCGCCTCGGCCGCCGACAGCAAGACGCTGATGGCGCTGGCCGAGACCCAGGCGCACGCCTCGCAGGCCGAGTTCCGGCGGATGGCCGCCGAGGAGGCAGCGGCGCAGGCCAAGGCCGCCGCCGACGGCGCTGCCGTCCAGGCCGCCCTCGCGGTGGAGAACGCGGCCAAGGCCAAGAGCGCCCAGGCCAGGGCGGAGGCCGCCGAGCAGACGGCCAAGAACGCCGCCGCCGACGCCCGCGCCAAGCGGGAGATCGCCGAAGCCGAGCGCGACAACGCCGAGCAGCAGAAGGACATCGCCGCCAGGGAACGCCAGAACGCCGCCGCCGCGGAACAGCGGGCCCAGTCCGAGCGGCAGGTGGCGGCCACCGCGCTGGGCGACGCCCAGGCGGCGGGCAACGTCGCGGCGGGGAAGAAGAACGCCGCGCTGGAGGCCGAGCGCAAGGCCGTCACGGCACGCAACGACGCCCTGCAGGCCGAGGACCAGCGGGACGCCGCGCTGGCCAAGGCCGCGGCCGCGGAGGCGCACGCCGCGGCCGTGGAGGGCACCGACGCCGCCGAGGACGCCAGGGCCGCGGCCACCCAGGCCCGCTCCGCCGCCGACCGGGCCACGACCGCCGCGGTCAACGCCCGCCGCGCCGCCGACGAGGCCACCACCGCCGCGACCGCGGCCCGCGAGGCGGCCACCAAGGCGGAAGCCTCCGCGTCCCGCGCGCGTGCGGCCTCCGACGCGGCCCAGCGGGACGTGACGATCACCGAGGCCTCGGTCAAGAAGGCCCACGCGGCGGCGGCCGACGCCATCAAGGCCTCGTGGGACGCGGCCATCAACGTCCGCGACGCCGAGGAGTACGCGAAGACTGCCAAGGCCAAGGCGGTGCAGGCCAAGGTGGACGCGGCCGTCGCGCACAAGGAGGCCGACGCCGCGCACGCCAGCGCGGTCAAGACCGCCGGATTCGCCTACGCCACCGCCCAGGCGGCGCTGGCCGCCCGCGACTCGTCCGCTCAGGTGATCAAGCCGGCCAACGACGCCATCGAGCTCGGCTCACCGTACAAGGAGACCGACGCCTCCGCGGGCCTGGCCGTGCTGACCGCCCAGGCATCCAAGACACTGGCCGCCCAGCAGGCTGCCGTCGCCCAGGCCAAGGCCGCCCAGGCGAAGAAGGCCGCCGCCGAGGCCGCGGCGCTCGCGGCCCAAGCCGACGCCGACGCCAAGGCGGCCGCCACCGCGGCGGCCGACGCGGCGGAATCCGCGGCCAGGGCCGTGGCCTCCCTCGCCACGGCGCGGGACGCGGCGGCCGAGGCGGCAGCGGCGGCCAAGGCGGCGGTGAAGGCCGAGGCCAACACCGTCGAGTACGACCGCCAGGCCACCGCGGACGCGGCCGCCGCCGACGCCGCCGCCACCGCGGCGGAGGAGTGCGCCGGCGACGCCCGCAACTCGGCCGACGAGGCCGAGCTGGACGCCGCCTCCGCTCGCGAGGCCGCCACCGCGGCCGAGAACGACGCCGCCAAGGCCCGCGACGTCGCCACCCAGGCCGAGAAGGACGCGGCGACCGCCGAGGCCGCGGCGGCCCGCGCACGCGAGGCCGCCCAGGAGGCCCAGGAGGCAGCCCGGCGCACGGAGGAGGAGGCGGATCGGCAACGCGAGTCCGAACAGGCCTCCGAGCAGGGCCCCACGGGCCTGCCCGGCGTGATCGCCCTCACGTGGGAGCCCTGGTACGAGGCCAACCCGAAGAGCGACTGCGTGGGCGATTCGGGCTGCGACATCGACCTTGAGCACCACATGTGGGGGACGCAGGAGTACTTCCTGGTCTCCTGTCCCTCGTCCGGCCACGAGATCGCCGACTGCCCGGTGGCCCTGGAGCTCGACTATCTCGGCAGCGCCCCGTTCGACGTGCGCTTCACCAGGCGCGAGCACATCGACGGCAAGGAGCTGAGCCGCGCCATCCTCGAGGGCTTCATGAAAGCGTTGGTCCACGACTACGTGGGCTGCTGGCGCAAGGTCTCCGGCACGGGCGGATCGACCGCCAACTGCGCCTGGGCCATCGGCGGCATCGTCGTCCCGCCGATGATCACGGCTGGATACAGGTACGCGGTGGGCATGCGCGCGGCGCTGCGCGACGGCGGCTCCATCGCCAAGGCCCTGTTCGAGCTCCGCAGGTCCGGTCTGCCCGCCCAGGCGGTGGCCGGCCTGGAGCGCACGGTGGGTGAGACGCTGGCGGCCGGCAAGTGCTTCCCCGCCGGAACGCTCGTCGAGACCGAGCACGGCCCACGCCGCATCGAGGACATCCGGGTCGGCGACCGGGTCTGGTCGGCCGATCCGGCGACCGGTAAGCGGAGTCTGCGCGCGGTCACCCGGCTGTTCCACCGAACGGCCGGCTCACTGGTACGGATCACCACGGCCGACGGCACCCTGTCACCGACCGAGGGTCATCGCTTCTGGGTGCGGGGCCGGGGATGGACCCCCGCGGAGGACCTCCGCCCGGGCGACCCGCTCCAGACGGACTCCGGCGCGACCGAGCGAGTCGTCGCGGTCTCGGCGGTGGACGGCCCGGTGGACGTGTACAACTTCGAGGTCGAGACCGACCACACGTACTACGTGTACGCGGGCTCGACACCGATCCTGGTGCACAACGACTGCGTGACCCCTTTCGTCACCGTCAAGCCCGGCGACCACGTCGTTCTGGGCATCAACCCGCACTCCGACAACCTCGCCAAAAGTATCCCCGGGGCTTATACGTTCAACAACCCCGCCCTGAAGTTCCCGGACTCCGCCAATCCCCAAGGACGCCCCCTCTGGATGACTGGGGTCTCGTCGGCGATACGCGATGAACGGGTCCGGGTCACCGTGACCTTGGACGGCGTCATGCGTGACGTCAACAAGGGGATTCCTGCCGCGGACGCCGACGAGGCGGTGTCGATTCTGCTGAAACGGGCCGACGACAACGACCTGCTCCACGATTGGGAGGCGGCGGCGAACAACTCCAACGGCCTTGGAACCGCGTGGGAACTGATGGACATCCGGCAATCTGTCAAGGCCGGAACGTCCGAATGGGAGTGGATCGACTTCCGGATGACCGTCGACGGGGAGGTCAAGCAGGTGTTTCCGCGCAACCCCCTGACCAACTGA
- a CDS encoding DUF1850 domain-containing protein, whose product MAALCSGAGAGRLTVNGLPVVSGAFSILYVHSIYKAPSAEVFTVEGRRFTMRAVVSADESVLDYYALDGTRTRTPDGAWVLRLATPATYEELSLLTTSIGRRTLASGGRCLHLYPASGAARVRLDVETRLDVRSEPCGPAYSQSFFLKTV is encoded by the coding sequence GTGGCGGCCCTCTGCTCCGGCGCCGGTGCCGGGCGCCTCACCGTGAACGGCCTGCCCGTCGTGTCGGGCGCCTTCTCGATCCTGTACGTGCATTCGATCTACAAGGCGCCCTCCGCGGAGGTGTTCACCGTGGAGGGGCGCCGTTTCACGATGCGGGCGGTCGTGTCGGCCGATGAGAGCGTCCTCGACTACTACGCGCTCGACGGGACGCGCACGCGCACCCCGGACGGCGCGTGGGTGCTGCGGCTGGCCACGCCCGCCACGTATGAGGAGCTGTCGCTGCTCACCACCTCGATCGGCCGTAGGACGCTCGCCTCGGGCGGCCGCTGCCTGCACCTCTATCCCGCTTCCGGCGCGGCGCGGGTGCGGCTGGACGTGGAGACGCGGCTGGACGTCAGGAGCGAGCCCTGCGGGCCTGCCTACAGCCAGTCCTTCTTCTTGAAGACCGTGTAG
- a CDS encoding FG-GAP-like repeat-containing protein: MSKPVHRALSRTRTLAALALLTVLGSLLTAPAVSAATAGAPMLPLFVRRASDGHLLAYEPKGAGGLQSPVDLGGGFSTATAILRATTSEGGTRNDLFFRLGGELYYTAERGTSTMPVASNMDVYNLIMTPGNMGSSASPEIIARDTAGALWLYPGRSDGGLAARVQAGKAGWNGMDVLAGYGDYTGDGKNDLLARTTAGTLYIYPGTGGLSENQILGTRVSAGTGWDVYTALVSTGDNNGDGKADLIARDSAGALWLFKGTGVSSAPFAAKEKIGNAGWNAFNAFF; this comes from the coding sequence ATGTCCAAACCCGTACACCGGGCGTTATCCCGTACCAGAACCCTGGCAGCGCTGGCCCTGCTCACCGTGCTGGGCTCGCTGCTCACCGCACCCGCCGTGTCCGCCGCCACGGCGGGCGCGCCCATGCTGCCCTTGTTCGTACGCCGGGCGAGCGACGGCCACCTGCTCGCCTACGAGCCCAAGGGCGCCGGCGGCCTGCAGAGCCCCGTCGACCTCGGCGGGGGCTTCTCCACGGCGACGGCGATCCTGCGCGCCACCACCTCGGAGGGCGGTACCCGCAACGACCTGTTCTTCCGCCTGGGCGGCGAGCTCTACTACACCGCCGAGCGCGGCACCTCGACCATGCCGGTCGCCTCGAACATGGACGTCTACAACCTGATCATGACCCCGGGCAACATGGGCAGCAGCGCCTCGCCCGAGATCATCGCGCGGGACACGGCCGGCGCCCTGTGGCTCTACCCGGGACGCTCCGACGGAGGTCTCGCCGCCCGCGTCCAGGCCGGGAAGGCCGGCTGGAACGGCATGGACGTCCTGGCCGGGTACGGCGACTACACCGGCGACGGCAAGAACGACCTGCTGGCCAGGACCACCGCCGGAACCCTCTACATCTATCCGGGGACGGGCGGCCTCAGCGAGAACCAGATCCTGGGCACCCGCGTCAGCGCGGGCACCGGCTGGGACGTCTACACCGCGCTGGTCTCGACCGGCGACAACAACGGGGACGGCAAGGCCGACCTGATCGCCCGCGACTCTGCCGGGGCGCTGTGGCTGTTCAAGGGCACCGGCGTCTCCTCGGCTCCTTTTGCCGCCAAGGAGAAGATCGGCAACGCCGGCTGGAACGCCTTCAACGCCTTCTTCTGA